One window of Nymphaea colorata isolate Beijing-Zhang1983 chromosome 11, ASM883128v2, whole genome shotgun sequence genomic DNA carries:
- the LOC116263681 gene encoding disease resistance protein RUN1-like codes for MGERLIIPIFFDVEASHVHHQAGPFQSAFKSYDNDKKVDKVEVATLVEKVVRCLLRHLDSGLLIVADHPIGMESHIEDVMKLLQIERDGVKMVGLVGTGGIWKTTIAKAVFNKLRSEFGAATFLTNIRERWKDALERTQVMRQLVEELLDDRFTAIHDIESGQHLLLEILPPKKILIVLDDVDHQQQFKELIGEKLLYCFASGSRIIMTTRDETVLSLCRVDGIYKPKLMDADQSLDLFKRYAFQSSHQPQDLFVDMSMKVVAVAGGLPLALRVFGSYLSDKSDLAEWQDYLDKLQETPEQDIQKCLQISYDALPNVEKQIFLDIACFFVGHSEVEATLMWKV; via the exons ATGGGCGAGAGGCTGATCATTCCCATCTTCTTCGACGTCGAGGCTTCTCATGTTCACCACCAGGCTGGGCCTTTCCAATCTGCCTTTAAATCATACGACAATGACAAGAAAGTGGACAAAGTAGAAGTGG CAACACTGGTCGAGAAAGTTGTCCGCTGCTTGCTGCGGCATCTAGACAGTGGCCTTCTGATTGTGGCGGACCATCCGATTGGAATGGAATCTCACATTGAGGACGTGATGAAGCTGCTGCAAATTGAAAGAGATGGTGTTAAGATGGTGGGACTTGTGGGTACAGGCGGCATTTGGAAGACCACCATTGCCAAGGCTGTTTTCAACAAATTGCGTTCAGAATTTGGGGCAGCCACCTTTCTTACGAATATTAGGGAGCGTTGGAAAGATGCCTTGGAACGGACACAAGTGATGAGGCAACTCGTGGAAGAGCTCCTGGACGACAGATTTACAGCAATACACGACATTGAAAGTGGGCAGCACCTGCTCTTAGAAATACTTCCTCCCAAGAAAATTCTAATAGTATTGGACGACGTTGATCATCAACAACAATTCAAGGAACTAATTGGTGAAAAACTACTGTACTGTTTCGCATCGGGCAGTCGGATAATTATGACAACCAGAGATGAAACTGTGCTATCACTATGTAGGGTCGATGGCATATACAAGCCAAAGCTCATGGATGCTGACCAATCACTCGATCTCTTCAAGAGATATGCCTTTCAGAGCAGTCACCAACCACAGGACTTGTTCGTCGACATGTCAATGAAGGTTGTCGCAGTTGCGGGTGGGCTGCCATTGGCCCTTAGAGTTTTTGGGTCCTACCTCTCTGACAAGAGCGACCTGGCTGAGTGGCAAGATTATTTGGATAAGCTGCAGGAGACCCCAGAACAAGACATCCAAAAATGTTTGCAAATAAGTTATGATGCACTGCCGAATGTTGAGAAACAGATATTTTTGGACATTGCATGCTTCTTCGTTGGCCATTCTGAAGTAGAAGCAACTCTTATGTGGAAAGTTTAA